The region TGCTCGTACTCGTCTTCGAGGACGCCCATCGTCGCGCCAGCGTAGACGTCATCGAGACCCTCCTGAATCTCCTGATACTCGTCAAGCTCCTCGAGTTGGTCGGGATCCTCGACGCTTTGCTCGAGTTCGTACAGATCCGACTCGAGCATGCGCGCCTGTCCGGCGAATTCTTCGTACGTCTCGGCTTGCTCGTCATCGAGGTTAGCCTCCGTTGTGATTTCCTCGAGGAGTTCGTCGTAGCCCGCCTCGATGTCAGCGGCTCCCTGCTGGTACTCTGGGTCGTCCTCGTCGTACTCGGCACTCAGCTGCTCGTACTCGCGCTGGAGGTCTCGAGACTCGTTGATTCCAGCCTCGAGCTGGGCGCTTCTGGCCTCGAGTTCAGCCTCGCGCTCGCCGAGTTCTTCACCGCGTTCCTCGAGTTCCTCGCCCTGCTCGGTCGCATTCGCCGTAATTGCGACCAGGTTCTCAACGCCGGTGATTGGGTCGTCATCAGCGAGTGTTTCGTTGATGGACTCATTTGAGCGTATCTCCTGTTGGAACTCGAGTGACTCGAGCAGTGACTCGCGCTCGAGGACGTTGTCGCCGTCGCCTCTGGTGATCAACTGGACGGCAGTCGTGTTATCGTCGGTACCGAATCGCTCATCGATGTCGTCCATCGCCTGGGCCTCCGGAGAATCGGTTTCGAACTGATCCAGCGAGGAATCGTCGTCGACCATCGGCATTCCCGCACCCACAAGCGCGGTTAGCAAGAGAAGGGCTACAAAAACGATCCGTGAATGATCGGTCACAATGGCGGCGAGGCGGTGTGGCAGACTCATCTCATCGCCTCCATCGAACGACCACGGCGTTGGCAAGACATGCTGTTGTTATAATCCTACAAACGGCACGGCTTATACGTATTTGGTTGTTGATACTATTGAGAATTTCATAGAGTCTGATATTGTTCTGAAAGCCGTATACCCACCAAGAGTACGGAATCAATACTGGCTAATAGGATGTCTGTAATCAATTACATCCCGCGTCAATAGTGAACCTACACCGGTGTAATTGTCTCAAGTGGAGGCCTAACTAATTGGCTGTAGTTATACCGTTGATACATGGGCTCAACAAAACCGCAGACAGTTGGCCTTCTCGTCGAACCTTTTCTCTACGAGTGGCAGGTCCGCGCCCTCGAGACGCTGCAGTCGAGGACTGACCTCGAGATCAGCCTCGTTGTTAGCAACGGGCGGAACGACTCATGTTCAATTGACGACTGGAACACGCGCGACCGAATCGAATTCAGCGATGTGACGCGATTTCTACGCGAACTGCGCCAAGAACGCGCTTGGACGCTTGTCCTCGCCGAACGAAACATTGCCAGAGTCGCTGGCGATACCGCCGGGCTCTGGCACCGCCGCGCCATCGACGACGTATCCGCACTCGAGGGTGTCGATCACGTACGCTGTCGTCCAGAACGTACGGGTTCGTGGGCCGAATTTCCAGACCGCGTCGTCTCAGACGTTGCAACACAGTGTGACGTCGTCATCCGCTTTGGCTTTGGGCTCATTCGGGGCGGTATTCTCGAGGCACCCGACTACGGCGTGTTGAGCTTTCACCCCGCCGATATCCGTCGCTTTCGCGGGTTGGGTCCGCCGGCGATTTTCTACGAAGACCGGTCAGTCGCAGGCGCGACGTTACAGCGTCTGACGGACTCAATCGACGGTGGCGAAATCGTCGCCATCGACGAGGTTTCAGTTGCGGACTGTGAGACGATGTGGGACGTCTTCGACCGAACGGCAACGCTGCAAATTGACCTCTTGAGTGACGGCCTCGAGAATCTGCAAGATCCGTCGTTCGAGCCAGAGACGGTTCCAGAGTCAGAACTCGGCACGTATTACTCCCGGAAACAGCGCCGCTCACTCGGGTTCTCGGCCCGTGTTTTGGCGCGCAATCTCCGTGGCCGACTGGAACGCCGGTACCGACAGCGCGTACTGGCGCTCGAGGAAAGCGAAAACGCACGGTCTGCGGACGCAGAAACCAATCCTGCCTCTGATTCGTCCGGGCACCACCGCTGACTTCGAGAGCCTGCTGGTAGGGTGGCCGCTCACTCGATGGTGACCGTCGTCAGATCCTCCGCGAATCGAACGTCACCGTCGTACTGTCTGGCAATTGACTCGAGCATCTCGTCGTGGCGGCCATCGGTGTGTGGGTACAGATGTGTCAGATACACCCGGCCGATGTCGTGGCCGGCGAGTGCGGTTCCAAGCGTTTCCGGTGTGGGATGATTCGAGACGTCGACATCGTCGGGAAACGAGCAGTCGTGTGCCAGCACCGCCGAGCCCTCAGCGAAGTTCGCTAGTCCGGCAAACGCCTCGCTATCGCCGCTGAAGGTAAAGAGATCGCCAAATCGGTAAGCCAGACACGGCAACGAATGACGGGTTTCGTACGCCGACACGTTGAAGCCGGCGACCGAAAACTCGCCCTGATGGACCTCGCGAATTTGCAAGTCGAGCCGATCCTGCATGTAGTCGTGCACCGAGAGCAAGTCGTCGACCAGTCCTTTTGTCCCCTGCGGGCCGACGATCTCGAGCTGTTCCTCACCGGCGAGCCAGCGGGCTTTCATCAGCGGCAGGAGATCGGCGACGTGATCGAGGTGATGATGCGTCAACAGCACCGTCGAAATGGCCTCGTAGCCGACGCCAGACTGCTCGAGTCGGTGAAGGACGCCTGATCCGCAGTCGAGCAGCAACGTTCGACCGTCCTCCTGAACGAGCAGTCCCGTCTGGAAGCGCTCGCCAGTCGGCATCGCGCTTCCGGTGCCCAAAAACGTAACCTGCATGCGAGAGCGTGTGCCCGGGCCGAGCAAAAGGGTTGCGCTGGCCGATATTGCAACAGTACACTCACAAGAACAGAACTGGGTGTCCCAGTCAGTACAACCGACCGTATCATACGGTTTACTGTACGTCATTTCCGGCGCACCCGCGGCCAGAGCGTCGGTTACGCCGGCACATTGTCATACCAATCCGTATCAGTCCGCTCTCGAGACGGCACTGGGTTCGGCTTCGGTGACCGACTCTTCAAACGGGTTCTCGATGACTGCGCTCGCGTTGAGCGCGATCAGGCCGAATCCAACCTTCGTGAGTACATCAAGGTACATGATGAGCATGACATCAACCGTAAGCGTAAGCAGTCCAAGACCGGGTTGACCGAGTAGCCAGACGACTGGATACACCGTCCAGAGGATCACTGTCAAGTTTCGAAGACTGGTAAACAGCGACGCGACACCGGTCCCGTGCTGGCTCGCCCGAGCAGTCATTGGACCGAGCAACAGGTACAACAATCCGAGGTAGACAATACCAGCTAGAACGAACAGCCCGTATCGCGCCGATCCCGCCACGAGAGCACCGGCGAAGCCAAGGCCCATCACAGCAGTATTGACACCGATAACGAGGCCCAGTTCCCGACGACCGCTTCCAGCGAGCAAGCCCAAAAAGAGCAACAGTAGCGGTGTCGTCAGAATCCAATCGATGTACCGCGGAATGAATACAGTCCGATCAGCAACAGATATCCAGCCGACACCGAGCGCCATCAACACATAGGCCAGGAATGCAATTGAACTGATTGCCACCAGTATTCCGTAATATCGCCGTTGGGCAGTCTGAGCACTGATCCCACCCCACACGAACGCCACCGTGCCAGCAGCCATCCCGAACGCACCGATCCAAAACACCAGCGTTGGCTCAAGGTCGATCATCGCAACTCGCCTCCGTCAGCCAGCGCCGAGTGCACGCGCGTGCGTGATCCTCGTTCGGATATCTGCACGTCCTCGAGAACCTCGAGTAACGTCTGTGCGCCGTTGGACAGATGCTCGACGCGCTCGAAGACATCCCCGGCCACGTCCATCTGGGTCTCGGCTGCACCCGAGACA is a window of Natronolimnobius sp. AArcel1 DNA encoding:
- a CDS encoding bacteriorhodopsin, translated to MIDLEPTLVFWIGAFGMAAGTVAFVWGGISAQTAQRRYYGILVAISSIAFLAYVLMALGVGWISVADRTVFIPRYIDWILTTPLLLLFLGLLAGSGRRELGLVIGVNTAVMGLGFAGALVAGSARYGLFVLAGIVYLGLLYLLLGPMTARASQHGTGVASLFTSLRNLTVILWTVYPVVWLLGQPGLGLLTLTVDVMLIMYLDVLTKVGFGLIALNASAVIENPFEESVTEAEPSAVSRAD
- a CDS encoding formyltransferase family protein, with amino-acid sequence MGSTKPQTVGLLVEPFLYEWQVRALETLQSRTDLEISLVVSNGRNDSCSIDDWNTRDRIEFSDVTRFLRELRQERAWTLVLAERNIARVAGDTAGLWHRRAIDDVSALEGVDHVRCRPERTGSWAEFPDRVVSDVATQCDVVIRFGFGLIRGGILEAPDYGVLSFHPADIRRFRGLGPPAIFYEDRSVAGATLQRLTDSIDGGEIVAIDEVSVADCETMWDVFDRTATLQIDLLSDGLENLQDPSFEPETVPESELGTYYSRKQRRSLGFSARVLARNLRGRLERRYRQRVLALEESENARSADAETNPASDSSGHHR
- a CDS encoding MBL fold metallo-hydrolase, whose amino-acid sequence is MQVTFLGTGSAMPTGERFQTGLLVQEDGRTLLLDCGSGVLHRLEQSGVGYEAISTVLLTHHHLDHVADLLPLMKARWLAGEEQLEIVGPQGTKGLVDDLLSVHDYMQDRLDLQIREVHQGEFSVAGFNVSAYETRHSLPCLAYRFGDLFTFSGDSEAFAGLANFAEGSAVLAHDCSFPDDVDVSNHPTPETLGTALAGHDIGRVYLTHLYPHTDGRHDEMLESIARQYDGDVRFAEDLTTVTIE